The genomic DNA ATCCGGCATCGACCGCGCCACGGTAGAGCGTGCGAATTTTCTCGGGCGCGTCCGTGTTCCACAACTCGGGGGCGTCGCCGGACATCAGCCCCATGTTGAAAAGGTTCGTGCCCGTCGCACCGTCCGCCAGAAGGGTGCCTTTTTCTTCCAAAAGCCGTTCAAATACGGACGTCATGGCGCGTCTCCTTGGGGTAGGTGTGGGATTTTGTCTTCCCATGCAGCGGCTGATCTCACAAGATTCATAATCTTCATCTTGATTATGAGCCTTGGTCACATAGCCGCCGCTTGCAGCAGAGCGACCCTTGCACTAAGAGATGCCCAACGGGCGCGAGACCCCCTCGCGCCCAACGTCAGAAGGGTCTGCAGATGGCGCGCCGCAAGAAAATCTACGAAGGCAAAGCGAAGATTCTCTACGAAGGCCCGGAGCCCGGCACCATCGTCCAGTACTTCAAGGACGACGCAACCGCATTCAATGCCGAGAAGAAAGACGTGATCGACGGCAAAGGCGTGTTGAACAACCGGCTGTCCGAATACTTCATGACCGGCCTGAACCAGATCGGCGTTCCTACGCATTTCATCAAGCGTCTCAACATGCGCGAACAGCTGGTGCGCCAGGCCGAGATCGTGCCGCTCGAGGTGATCGTGCGCAATTACGCGGCAGGCACCATGTCGAAGCGGCTCGGGATTGACGAGGGCACACAGCTGCCGCGCCCCATCGTCGAGTATTGCTACAAGGATGACAGCCTCGGCGATCCGCTGGTCACCGAAGAGCATATCGCCGCATTCGGTTGGGCCAGCCAGCAGGATATGGATGATATTCTCAGCCTCGCCCTGAGAGTGAATGATTTTCTGTCGGGCATGATGCTGGCGGTCGGTATCCGGCTTGTCGATTTCAAGATCGAGATCGGACGGGTGTATGATGGCGATTTCCAGCGTCTGATCATCGCGGACGAGATTTCTCCGGACAGCTGTCGCCTGTGGGACATCGAGACCGGCCAGAAACTGGACAAGGACGTTTTCCGCCGTGATCTGGGGTCGCTGACCGATGCGTATACGGAGGTTGCCAGTCGTCTCGGGGTGATGCCCCGCACGTCGACACCGGTCACCAAACCGACGCTGATCAACTGACGCAGGCGTCGGAATTGAGTTTATTTTGCAAGATGAAGCAGGGGACGTTGCCATGAAAGCGCGGGTGCATGTGATGCTGAAGAACGGGGTTCTGGATCCTCAGGGCGAGGCGGTGCGGCACGCCTTGGGCGCGATGGGGTTTGATGGTGTCGAAGGTGTCAGGCAGGGCAAGGTCATCGAGCTTGATCTTGCGGAGGGTGCTACCGAGGCCGATGTGACGCGGATGTGCGAAAAGCTGTTGGCCAATACGGTCATTGAAAGCTACTCCATCGAGGTGGCGTGATGCGCGCGGCTGTTGTCGTTTTTCCGGGGTCCAATTGTGACCGCGATCTTGCTGTTGCGCTGGAGCGTGCCGGTGCGGATGTCTCCATGGTATGGCACAAGGATGATGCGCTGCCCGAGGGTGTCGACATCGTCGGCGTGCCGGGCGGTTTTTCCTACGGTGATTATTTGCGGTGTGGCGCGATTGCGGCCAATTCACCGATCTGCAAATCCGTAGCCGCGCATGCGGAACGTGGCGGTTATGTCCTGGGCATTTGCAACGGGTTTCAGGTTTTGACCGAAACCGGTTTGCTACCGGGGGCCTTGCTGCGCAATGCGGGGCTGAAATATATCTGCAAAACGGTCGGTTTGCGGGTCGAAACCTCCGCATCCGACTATACCTGCGGATACAACGCCGGCGATGTGATCGATATTCCGATTGCCCACCACGATGGCAACTATTTTGCGGATGCCGAAACGATAGCGATGCTGCAGGGCGAAGACCGTGTTGCTTTCACCTATACCGACAATCCGAACGGGGCACAGGCCGATATTGCGGGTATTCTGTCGCAAAACCGCCGTGTTCTGGGGATGATGCCGCATCCCGAGCGGGCGGCGGATGATGGCCACGGCGGCACCGATGGGGCGGCGCTCTTCCGCGCATTGGCCGGGGTACTGACAGCCGTCTGACTTGAGCCTGCAGACCCGCCCCGTTAGGGTGCGGTGAATGAACACGAACGGCGCGTCAACCAGCCCTTTGCGGCCAAACGGTATCGTCAGCTGGCGTTTGCGCGCGGGTCTTGTGGTTCTGCTTGTCCTGGCTGTTCTGGTGATTTCGGTGACCAACCGGTTGCTGACCGACAGGTTCACCGAAACCACGCGCAACCGTGCAGAGCTGCGGATTGCGCTTTATGGCGGCAACCTGTTGGCAGAATTGCGCCAGAACGCGATCGTTCCGCAATTGCTGGCGCGCGATCCCACGTTGATTACGGCTTTGCAGACGTCAAACTATTCGATGTCGACGCAGCGTTTGATTTCGTTTGTCGAGGAGATCGGTGCCGCGTCCCTGATGCTGTTTGATACGGACGGACGCACGGTTGCTGCGACGGACCGCAACCGGCTCGGATCTGCCCATCGGTCGGAGCCCTATTTCGTTGACGCGATCCGGTCCAATGCGACCATCTTCAGCGTGATCGAGCAGGAAACGGGCGGCTTCCGGTTTTTCTATTCCCGCCGTATTCAGGATGGTGGCACGACAGCGGGCGTGATTGCCGCCGAGGTGGATCTGCAAAAGTTCGAGCGCGCCTGGGCCGGAATTTCGGACGCCGTGATTGTCACCGACAGCACAAA from Sulfitobacter sp. S190 includes the following:
- the purS gene encoding phosphoribosylformylglycinamidine synthase subunit PurS yields the protein MKARVHVMLKNGVLDPQGEAVRHALGAMGFDGVEGVRQGKVIELDLAEGATEADVTRMCEKLLANTVIESYSIEVA
- the purQ gene encoding phosphoribosylformylglycinamidine synthase subunit PurQ: MRAAVVVFPGSNCDRDLAVALERAGADVSMVWHKDDALPEGVDIVGVPGGFSYGDYLRCGAIAANSPICKSVAAHAERGGYVLGICNGFQVLTETGLLPGALLRNAGLKYICKTVGLRVETSASDYTCGYNAGDVIDIPIAHHDGNYFADAETIAMLQGEDRVAFTYTDNPNGAQADIAGILSQNRRVLGMMPHPERAADDGHGGTDGAALFRALAGVLTAV
- the purC gene encoding phosphoribosylaminoimidazolesuccinocarboxamide synthase → MARRKKIYEGKAKILYEGPEPGTIVQYFKDDATAFNAEKKDVIDGKGVLNNRLSEYFMTGLNQIGVPTHFIKRLNMREQLVRQAEIVPLEVIVRNYAAGTMSKRLGIDEGTQLPRPIVEYCYKDDSLGDPLVTEEHIAAFGWASQQDMDDILSLALRVNDFLSGMMLAVGIRLVDFKIEIGRVYDGDFQRLIIADEISPDSCRLWDIETGQKLDKDVFRRDLGSLTDAYTEVASRLGVMPRTSTPVTKPTLIN